From one Triticum urartu cultivar G1812 chromosome 3, Tu2.1, whole genome shotgun sequence genomic stretch:
- the LOC125542327 gene encoding rust resistance kinase Lr10-like isoform X2, translating to MDLPEFLVALLLLLSLLAYESCVGRASDDEDFFKNCSSHRCSKQAPEIRFPFRLSTNPPSCGAPGMQLSCSGQDTILDHHVLGSCRVTEIYYRHRVINIIPVVKPSTQCPLQKLISTNLTTDVYNQPQSSQVTTLVRCSRDFTPVDQYSIVGPASCLSNNASQFWYLASASAYMSDLPRDCIAVSKGISIPFTYDKNGQNTDEFTFNEKANAVLNSGETTFTWHLNNITRVCQQCEHEGRHCGFSSRRRQAFCQHHGTHVIAIAASSVAAFIALSLVVTATLYLSLKSRYNEEINKKVEMFLKAYGTSKPTRYTFPEVKKIARRFKDKLGQGGFGSVYKGELPNGVPVAVKMLESSTGEGEEFINEVATIGLIHHANIVRLMGFCSEGTRRALIYEYMPNESLEKYIFTHISNISRQLLAPNKMLGIALGIARGIEYLHQGCNQRILHFDIKPHNILLDYNFNPKISDFGLAKLCARDQSIVTLTAARGTMGYIAPELYSRNFGGVSYKSDVYSFGMLVLEMVSGRRNSDPSVEIQDEVYLPEWIYEKVISWQEWELTLEMTAEDKDKIGQLSIVGLWCIQWNPKNRPSMTKVVNMLTGRLQNLHIPPKPFVSSDIRPMPQNTTNT from the exons ATGGACTTGCCTGAATTTCTTGTcgcactgctgctgctgctctctcTTCTGGCCTATGAGTCCTGTGTGGGCAGAGCATCAGATGATGAAGATTTCTTCAAGAATTGCTCATCGCATCGGTGCAGCAAACAAGCTCCAGAGATCCGGTTCCCTTTCCGGCTTTCAACCAACCCTCCATCATGCGGCGCACCTGGCATGCAGTTATCATGCTCCGGGCAGGACACAATCCTGGATCACCATGTTCTTGGCTCCTGCAGAGTGACTGAGATCTATTACAGGCACCGTGTCATCAACATCATCCCGGTTGTAAAACCATCGACACAATGCCCTCTTCAGAAGCTCATCTCAACAAACTTGACAACTGATGTGTACAACCAACCTCAATCATCACAAGTTACGACCCTGGTACGTTGTTCAAGAGATTTCACTCCTGTGGATCAATATAGTATAGTAGGCCCAGCCTCTTGTCTCAGTAACAATGCTAGCCAATTCTGGTATTTGGCATCAGCTTCCGCATACATGTCTGACCTTCCACGGGACTGCATAGCCGTTTCTAAAGGCATCTCCATACCATTCACCTATGACAAAAATGGCCAAAACACAGATGAGTTCACCTTCAATGAAAAAGCAAATGCAGTCCTCAACTCTGGTGAAACAACATTCACTTGGCACCTCAATAACATTACCCGTGTCTGCCAACAGTGTGAACACGAAGGTCGACACTGTGGATTCAGCTCACGAAGGCGTCAAGCATTCTGCCAGCACCATG GCACGCATGTCATCGCAATTGCAG CATCATCTGTAGCTGCATTTATAGCTCTTTCATTGGTGGTAACCGCAACGCTCTACCTCTCCTTAAAGTCAAGGTATAATGAAGAGATAAATAAGAAGGTCGAAATGTTTCTCAAGGCATATGGCACATCGAAACCCACAAGGTACACTTTCCCTGAAGTTAAGAAGATAGCAAGACGGTTCAAGGATAAACTCGGCCAGGGTGGATTTGGAAGTGTATACAAAGGTGAACTACCTAATGGAGTGCCTGTAGCAGTCAAGATGCTAGAGAGCTCTACAGGAGAGGGTGAGGAATTCATTAATGAAGTTGCAACCATTGGACTAATCCACCATGCAAATATCGTCCGCCTCATGGGCTTTTGCTCTGAAGGAACAAGACGGGCTCTGATTTATGAATATATGCCTAACGAGTCACTGGAGAAATACATATTCACACATATTTCCAACATTTCTCGACAACTCCTAGCACCAAACAAAATGCTAGGTATTGCTTTAGGCATTGCCAGAGGGATAGAATATCTGCATCAAGGTTGCAACCAGCGAATTCTCCACTTTGACATCAAGCCACACAACATCTTGCTGGACTACAACTTCAACCCAAAGATCTCAGACTTTGGCCTTGCCAAGCTGTGTGCAAGGGACCAAAGCATCGTTACCTTGACTGCAGCAAGAGGCACTATGGGATACATCGCACCGGAGCTATACTCTCGGAACTTTGGAGGGGTGTCATACAAGTCAGATGTGTACAGTTTTGGCATGCTGGTGTTGGAAATGGTGAGCGGAAGGAGGAACTCAGACCCAAGTGTTGAGATCCAGGACGAGGTATACCTCCCTGAGTGGATCTACGAGAAAGTGATATCTTGGCAGGAATGGGAGCTTACTCTGGAAATGACAGCAGAAGACAAAGACAAGATTGGACAGCTGAGTATTGTGGGGCTGTGGTGCATCCAGTGGAACCCAAAGAATAGGCCGTCGATGACGAAGGTGGTAAACATGTTAACTGGGAGGCTGCAGAACCTGCATATTCCCCCCAAGCCCTTTGTGTCGTCTGACATTCGTCCTATGCCACAGAACACGACGAACACATGA
- the LOC125542325 gene encoding uncharacterized protein LOC125542325 yields MIWEILLLLPPERPSLVLPPKRRSFLRASGVSTLWRGVATDPNFMSQHRRKWKPPLLGVFERRQQKFHFTPVLHPPDRIPADSIHISGWMTSRDCDATDCRHGRVLAIHRRLARLVVFAPITGQEHCLAFPDEFRECNYHHGAVLCAASGPEDHVHGFCHESPFKVAFLSSDPGWKCALLDAFIK; encoded by the exons ATGATTTGGGAGATCCTGCTCCTGCTTCCACCGGAGCGGCCCTCCCTCGTGCTGCCACCGAAGCGGCGCTCCTTCCTGCGCGCATCCGGCGTCTCCACGCTCTGGCGAGGCGTCGCCACCGACCCAAACTTTATGAGCCAGCACCGCAGGAAGTGGAAGCCTCCACTCCTCGGCGTTTTCGAGCGCCGCCAGCAGAAGTTCCACTTCACCCCCGTCTTGCATCCTCCCGACCGTATCCCTGCCGACAGCATTCACATCTCAGGCTGGATGACCTCCCGCGACTGCGACGCGACCGACTGCCGCCACGGTCGGGTGTTGGCCATACACAGGCGGTTGGCGCGTCTTGTTGTGTTCGCCCCCATCACCGGCCAGGAGCACTGCCTGGCCTTTCCGGACGAGTTCAGGGAGTGCAACTACCACCACGGGGCTGTGCTCTGTGCTGCCAGCGGCCCGGAGGACCACGTGCACGGCTTTTGCCACGAGAGCCCATTCAAGGTGGCATTCCTGTCGAG CGACCCTGGTTGGAAATGTGCTCTACTGGATGCTTTCATCAAATGA
- the LOC125542327 gene encoding rust resistance kinase Lr10-like isoform X1 gives MDLPEFLVALLLLLSLLAYESCVGRASDDEDFFKNCSSHRCSKQAPEIRFPFRLSTNPPSCGAPGMQLSCSGQDTILDHHVLGSCRVTEIYYRHRVINIIPVVKPSTQCPLQKLISTNLTTDVYNQPQSSQVTTLVRCSRDFTPVDQYSIVGPASCLSNNASQFWYLASASAYMSDLPRDCIAVSKGISIPFTYDKNGQNTDEFTFNEKANAVLNSGETTFTWHLNNITRVCQQCEHEGRHCGFSSRRRQAFCQHHGTHVIAIAAASSVAAFIALSLVVTATLYLSLKSRYNEEINKKVEMFLKAYGTSKPTRYTFPEVKKIARRFKDKLGQGGFGSVYKGELPNGVPVAVKMLESSTGEGEEFINEVATIGLIHHANIVRLMGFCSEGTRRALIYEYMPNESLEKYIFTHISNISRQLLAPNKMLGIALGIARGIEYLHQGCNQRILHFDIKPHNILLDYNFNPKISDFGLAKLCARDQSIVTLTAARGTMGYIAPELYSRNFGGVSYKSDVYSFGMLVLEMVSGRRNSDPSVEIQDEVYLPEWIYEKVISWQEWELTLEMTAEDKDKIGQLSIVGLWCIQWNPKNRPSMTKVVNMLTGRLQNLHIPPKPFVSSDIRPMPQNTTNT, from the exons ATGGACTTGCCTGAATTTCTTGTcgcactgctgctgctgctctctcTTCTGGCCTATGAGTCCTGTGTGGGCAGAGCATCAGATGATGAAGATTTCTTCAAGAATTGCTCATCGCATCGGTGCAGCAAACAAGCTCCAGAGATCCGGTTCCCTTTCCGGCTTTCAACCAACCCTCCATCATGCGGCGCACCTGGCATGCAGTTATCATGCTCCGGGCAGGACACAATCCTGGATCACCATGTTCTTGGCTCCTGCAGAGTGACTGAGATCTATTACAGGCACCGTGTCATCAACATCATCCCGGTTGTAAAACCATCGACACAATGCCCTCTTCAGAAGCTCATCTCAACAAACTTGACAACTGATGTGTACAACCAACCTCAATCATCACAAGTTACGACCCTGGTACGTTGTTCAAGAGATTTCACTCCTGTGGATCAATATAGTATAGTAGGCCCAGCCTCTTGTCTCAGTAACAATGCTAGCCAATTCTGGTATTTGGCATCAGCTTCCGCATACATGTCTGACCTTCCACGGGACTGCATAGCCGTTTCTAAAGGCATCTCCATACCATTCACCTATGACAAAAATGGCCAAAACACAGATGAGTTCACCTTCAATGAAAAAGCAAATGCAGTCCTCAACTCTGGTGAAACAACATTCACTTGGCACCTCAATAACATTACCCGTGTCTGCCAACAGTGTGAACACGAAGGTCGACACTGTGGATTCAGCTCACGAAGGCGTCAAGCATTCTGCCAGCACCATG GCACGCATGTCATCGCAATTGCAG CAGCATCATCTGTAGCTGCATTTATAGCTCTTTCATTGGTGGTAACCGCAACGCTCTACCTCTCCTTAAAGTCAAGGTATAATGAAGAGATAAATAAGAAGGTCGAAATGTTTCTCAAGGCATATGGCACATCGAAACCCACAAGGTACACTTTCCCTGAAGTTAAGAAGATAGCAAGACGGTTCAAGGATAAACTCGGCCAGGGTGGATTTGGAAGTGTATACAAAGGTGAACTACCTAATGGAGTGCCTGTAGCAGTCAAGATGCTAGAGAGCTCTACAGGAGAGGGTGAGGAATTCATTAATGAAGTTGCAACCATTGGACTAATCCACCATGCAAATATCGTCCGCCTCATGGGCTTTTGCTCTGAAGGAACAAGACGGGCTCTGATTTATGAATATATGCCTAACGAGTCACTGGAGAAATACATATTCACACATATTTCCAACATTTCTCGACAACTCCTAGCACCAAACAAAATGCTAGGTATTGCTTTAGGCATTGCCAGAGGGATAGAATATCTGCATCAAGGTTGCAACCAGCGAATTCTCCACTTTGACATCAAGCCACACAACATCTTGCTGGACTACAACTTCAACCCAAAGATCTCAGACTTTGGCCTTGCCAAGCTGTGTGCAAGGGACCAAAGCATCGTTACCTTGACTGCAGCAAGAGGCACTATGGGATACATCGCACCGGAGCTATACTCTCGGAACTTTGGAGGGGTGTCATACAAGTCAGATGTGTACAGTTTTGGCATGCTGGTGTTGGAAATGGTGAGCGGAAGGAGGAACTCAGACCCAAGTGTTGAGATCCAGGACGAGGTATACCTCCCTGAGTGGATCTACGAGAAAGTGATATCTTGGCAGGAATGGGAGCTTACTCTGGAAATGACAGCAGAAGACAAAGACAAGATTGGACAGCTGAGTATTGTGGGGCTGTGGTGCATCCAGTGGAACCCAAAGAATAGGCCGTCGATGACGAAGGTGGTAAACATGTTAACTGGGAGGCTGCAGAACCTGCATATTCCCCCCAAGCCCTTTGTGTCGTCTGACATTCGTCCTATGCCACAGAACACGACGAACACATGA
- the LOC125542326 gene encoding LEAF RUST 10 DISEASE-RESISTANCE LOCUS RECEPTOR-LIKE PROTEIN KINASE-like 2.5, protein MATPSALHRWTALRALTFLTMLAVLVQGRNHRGDAACPRFSCGPLRNVSFPFRRAGDPAGCGDKSGELACADAKATLRIADATYYVTSINYTDSTFQIIDTDLDLHSNCPRLPRWNRRPHEYLDGTEEHLLWLFDYDDIGANLALVTYNLASFVECSQEVRNYGMYMPVACMSTSDSFVYVLTGPGASRVENLEPWCRYLAMTPLGGPENRLDIGATALENASYTDVVKSMRTGFAVRFTPFASFKDCLLRLIRTFREEPMQRGSIVLNPDLYIIECGIEAAPAPYIRVCLIILLFVTRTFKWINGPYRFLWGYLAVWTFFAYKYWKTRITIDAVEKFLRMQQMLTPTRYAYTDITAVTGHFRDKLGQGGYGSVFKGVLLNDFHVAVKMLAGNSNCNGEDFISEVSTIGRIHHVNVVRLVGFCSEEMRRALIYEYMPRGSLDKYIFSAKKSFSWDKLIDIALGIARGINYLHQGCEMQILHFDIKPHNILLDSNFVPKVADFGLAKLYPRDNSFVPSRALRGTIGYIAPEMISRSFGAISNKSDVYSFGMLLLEMAGGRRNADPNAANSSQAYYPSWVYDRLIEQEHVGEISTHVDTEMHELEKKLCIVGLWCIQMKSHDRPMMSEVIEMLEGNADSLQMPSRPFFCDEGHIHTEDTYNLSSELTEISEEDMSENIDV, encoded by the exons ATGGCTACTCCCAGTGCACTCCACCGGTGGACTGCGCTCCGAGCCTTAACCTTCCTGACTATGCTTGCAGTCCTTGTGCAGGGAAGAAATCACCGAGGAGATGCTGCCTGTCCGCGCTTCTCGTGCGGCCCTCTCAGGAACGTGTCGTTCCCATTCCGCCGGGCAGGTGATCCAGCAGGATGCGGCGACAAATCGGGCGAGCTAGCCTGCGCCGATGCCAAGGCCACGCTTCGCATCGCAGATGCAACGTACTACGTGACCAGCATCAACTACACCGATTCCACCTTCCAGATCATCGACACCGACCTGGATCTCCACAGCAATTGCCCCCGTCTTCCTCGGTGGAACCGGCGACCCCATGAATATCTGGACGGGACAGAAGAACACCTACTCTGGCTCTTTGACTACGACGACATAGGAGCCAACTTGGCCCTCGTGACGTACAATCTGGCTAGCTTCGTTGAATGTTCCCAGGAAGTGAGGAACTACGGTATGTACATGCCCGTCGCTTGCATGAGCACCAGCGATTCTTTTGTCTATGTGTTAACCGGTCCAGGTGCCTCTCGTGTCGAGAACCTTGAGCCTTGGTGCCGGTATCTGGCCATGACTCCTCTGGGTGGTCCGGAGAATCGTCTAGATATCGGGGCGACTGCGCTGGAGAACGCAAGCTACACGGATGTGGTGAAGTCCATGAGGACCGGGTTCGCCGTTCGGTTTACACCGTTCGCGAGCTTCAAGGACTGCCTACTGCGCCTCATCCG CACATTTCGCGAAGAACCAATGCAAAGAGGATCCATAGTTTTGAACCCTGATCTATATATTATTGAATGTGGAATTGAAGCAGCTCCAGCACCCTACATCCGTGTGTGCCTGATAATATTACTATTTGTCACGAGGACTTTCAAGTGGATTAATG GACCATATAGATTCCTGTGGGGGTACTTGGCAGTTTGGACTTTCTTTGCTTACAAGTATTGGAAAACAAGGATAACAATTGATGCAGTGGAGAAGTTTCTCCGCATGCAACAAATGCTCACCCCAACTAGGTATGCCTACACAGACATCACTGCAGTTACAGGTCATTTCCGAGATAAGTTGGGCCAAGGTGGTTACGGCTCCGTCTTCAAGGGTGTGCTACTTAATGACTTCCATGTGGCTGTCAAGATGCTAGCGGGTAACTCTAACTGCAATGGAGAAGATTTCATCAGTGAAGTTTCCACCATTGGTAGGATCCACCATGTTAATGTGGTGCGTCTTGTCGGGTTCTGCTCGGAAGAAATGAGGAGGGCTCTCATCTATGAGTACATGCCTCGAGGTTCTCTCGACAAGTACATCTTCTCCGCCAAGAAGAGTTTCTCTTGGGACAAGCTCATCGATATCGCTTTGGGCATTGCCCGAGGAATCAACTACCTACATCAGGGGTGTGAGATGCAGATTCTCCACTTTGACATCAAGCCCCACAACATCCTTCTTGATAGCAATTTTGTCCCAAAAGTTGCTGATTTCGGTCTGGCCAAACTATACCCAAGGGACAACAGTTTTGTGCCATCAAGAGCCCTACGGGGAACAATCGGGTACATAGCTCCTGAGATGATATCTCGGAGCTTCGGTGCCATATCGAACAAGTCTGATGTTTATAGCTTTGGGATGCTGCTGCTGGAGATGGCTGGAGGAAGAAGGAACGCCGATCCGAACGCAGCGAACTCGAGCCAAGCATACTACCCTTCATGGGTGTATGACCGGCTAATCGAACAAGAACATGTAGGTGAGATATCCACTCATGTTGATACTGAGATGCATGAGTTGGAGAAGAAGTTGTGCATCGTCGGATTATGGTGCATCCAAATGAAATCCCATGACCGTCCAATGATGAGCGAGGTTATAGAGATGCTGGAAGGAAACGCCGACAGCTTGCAGATGCCTTCCAGGCCATTCTTCTGCGACGAAGGGCACATCCATACGGAGGATACTTACAATTTGTCGTCCGAGTTGACTGAAATCTCCGAGGAGGATATGAGTGAAAATATTGATGTGTGA